In one Drosophila pseudoobscura strain MV-25-SWS-2005 chromosome X, UCI_Dpse_MV25, whole genome shotgun sequence genomic region, the following are encoded:
- the LOC6901667 gene encoding protein Cep78 homolog isoform X14, which produces MSLGRVSGIRNGMMRELAKKVTVPKLVKKSSKSRSFHFRYLELCRNKNLTPLPEIRKKSNETTLLELYADKLTVSDWLLIIEAIHHDLTLKTFVLRMRRTYQHNTIDPIDTENRARRFTQRPVIFTRFIFRALVQAISNCVLSNKNLTVVKLEGLPLYEGYIEGITKSLSGNDRLETLSFRKSTLGDKGCQLVCNTAKYLNRITIVDLSECNITCQGAVYVAEMIKIQKISRFTEGWEKSLRYQTPDMNSLLGLRTVLLANNPNIGDKGLSCIVDVLKEDAWIRVVDMQGCGLTDVGANDILSLLDLNTFIKEFHVRNNVGISQALQRTIHERLLPPEIEHKQEDEFDSNFLRDTENGKYPQGKKATIVKLLSHAKAVEDKLAFERVLRQKAEDLNFKLTKQLMYKDSQMADDNVSQRPDTPKDHMQMKKDVKVSPTPRQMRKTNEYIEMKEDFQESPTHRQMRKTKEYMEMEEDVPESPTYRQMRKTKEYMEMKEDVPESPRYRQMRKTKEYMEMKEDVPESPRYRQMRKTKEYMEMKEDVPESPTYRQMRKTKEYMEKKEDVPESPTYRQMRKTNEYLEMEEDVPESPKYRQMRKNKEYMEMKEDVRESPKYRQMRKTNEYLEMEEDVPESPKYRQMRKNKEYMEMKEDVRESPQYRQMRKTNEYLEMEGDVPESPKYRQMRKTKEYMEMKEDVRESPKYRQMRKTNEYLEMEEDVPESPQYRQMRKTNEYLEMEGDVPESPKYRQMRKTKEYMEMKEDVRESPKYRQMRKTNEYLEMEEDVPESPKYRQMRKTNEYQEMEEDVPESPTYRQMRQTNEYLEMEEEYLSGSSTYCATLVGSSMTTPELTPRSDAKTLCPYDESEDTDSRSQGMDPMEFSHLDVRKVRSEMKYVESNVNEGKKNRESKSDHEFANELHFKLNSMVHFERDIGDSAKVSAKQAHRYEDAGDEQDIGPTSMIQDGSKQVVEQINLPTKKKTGVVKAGQKQRRARNDGGGDGQCNSVEQSEHHIGPTVMIKDGQTQEQDRNDGGGDGKRSKVAKQRRRAKMPDSIG; this is translated from the exons atGTCTCTCGGCCGTGTGTCGGGGATACGGAATGGTATGATGAGAGAGCTAGCAAAGAAGGTGACGGTGCCGAAGCTCGTAAAGAAATCAAGCAAGAGCCGGTCGTTCCATTTCCGCTATCTGGAACTATGTCGCAACAAGAACCTGACACCGCTACCTGAGATACGCAAAAAGTCAAATGAGACCACACTTCTAGAGTTATACGCCGACAAGCTGACCGTGAGCGACTGGCTCCTGATCATCGAGGCCATTCACCATGATCTGACTTTGAAGACCTTTGTGCTGCGCATGCGTCGCACCTATCAGCACA ATACAATTGATCCCATCGACACGGAGAATCGTGCCCGACGCTTTACCCAGCGTCCCGTGATATTTACGCGCTTTATTTTCCGTGCCCTCGTCCAGGCCATCTCAAATTGTGTTTTGAGCAACAAGAATCTCACAGTGGTCAAGCTGGAGGGTCTTCCCCTTTATGAAGGATACATCGAGGGCATTACCAAG TCGCTGTCCGGCAACGACCGCCTGGAGACATTGAGCTTCCGCAAGTCCACGCTCGGGGACAAGGGCTGCCAACTGGTTTGCAATACAGCCAAGTACCTCAACCGCATTACCATAGTCGATCTATCCGAGTGCAACATCACCTGCCAAGGGGCCGTTTACGTGGCCGAAATGATCAAG ATTCAAAAGATTTCACGTTTCACGGAGGGGTGGGAGAAATCGTTGCGCTACCAGACTCCCGATATGAATTCGTTGTTGGGCTTGCGCACGGTTCTTCTCGCGAACAATCCCAATATTGGGGACAAAGGCCTCTCATGCATCGTCGATGTGCTGAAGGAGGATGCCTGGATAAGGG TCGTCGACATGCAGGGCTGTGGCCTGACAGATGTTGGAGCCAATGATATACTCAGCCTACTGGATCTGAATACTTTCATCAAGGAGTTCCATGTACGCAACAACGTGGGGATCAGCCAGGCATTGCAGCGTACCATTCACGAACGCCTGCTGCCGCCCGAAATCGAACATAAGCAGGAAGACGAGTTCGATTCCAACTTTTTGAGAGACACAGAAAACGGAAAATATCCCCAGGGCAAGAAGGCTACTATCGTCAAATTGCTCTCGCACGCCAAGGCCGTTGAGGACAAGCTGGCCTTCGAGCGCGTTCTACGTCAGAAGGCCGAGGACCTGAACTTCAAGCTCACCAAGCAACTAATGTACAAGGACAGCCAGATGGCCGATGACAACGTCTCGCAACGCCCCGATACGCCCAAAGATCATATGCAAATGAAGAAGGACGTCAAAGT ATCGCCGACACCCCGCCAGATGCGCAAGACCAACGAATATATAGAAATGAAGGAAGACTTCCAAGA GTCGCCAACACATCGCCAGATGCGCAAGACCAAGGAATATATGGAGATGGAAGAAGACGTCCCAGA GTCGCCAACATATCGCCAGATGCGCAAGACCAAGGAATATATGGAAATGAAGGAAGACGTGCCAGA GTCGCCAAGATATCGCCAGATGCGCAAGACCAAGGAATATATGGAAATGAAGGAAGACGTGCCAGA GTCGCCAAGATATCGCCAGATGCGCAAGACCAAGGAATATATGGAAATGAAGGAAGACGTGCCAGA ATCGCCAACATATCGCCAGATGCGCAAGACCAAGGAATATATGGAAAAGAAGGAAGACGTGCCAGA GTCGCCAACATATCGCCAGATGCGCAAGACCAACGAATATCTGGAGATGGAAGAAGACGTGCCAGA GTCACCAAAATATCGCCAGATGCGCAAGAACAAGGAATATATGGAAATGAAGGAAGACGTGCGAGA GTCGCCGAAATATCGCCAGATGCGCAAGACAAACGAATATCTGGAGATGGAAGAAGACGTGCCAGA GTCACCAAAATATCGCCAGATGCGCAAGAACAAGGAATATATGGAAATGAAGGAAGACGTGCGAGA GTCGCCGCAATATCGCCAGATGCGCAAGACCAACGAATATCTGGAGATGGAAGGAGACGTGCCAGA GTCACCAAAATATCGCCAGATGCGCAAGACCAAGGAATATATGGAAATGAAGGAAGACGTGCGAGA GTCGCCGAAATATCGCCAAATGCGCAAGACCAACGAATATCTGGAGATGGAAGAAGACGTCCCGGA GTCGCCGCAATATCGCCAGATGCGCAAGACCAACGAATATCTGGAGATGGAAGGAGACGTGCCAGA GTCACCAAAATATCGCCAGATGCGCAAGACCAAGGAATATATGGAAATGAAGGAAGACGTGCGAGA GTCGCCGAAATATCGCCAAATGCGCAAGACCAACGAATATCTGGAGATGGAAGAAGACGTCCCGGA GTCGCCAAAATATCGCCAGATGCGCAAGACCAACGAATATCAGGAGATGGAAGAAGACGTGCCAGA GTCGCCGACATATCGTCAGATGCGCCAGACCAACGAATATCTGGAGATGGAAGAAGAATACCTCTCAGg ATCATCGACTTATTGCGCGACACTGGTGGGCAGCTCCATGACTACCCCGGAGTTGACTCCACGCAGCGACGCGAAAACGCTGTGTCCGTACGATGAATCTGAGGATACCGATAGCCGTTCCCAGGGAATGGACCCAATGGAGTTCAGCCATTTGGACGTTCGCAAGGTGCGCAGCGAGATGAAATACGTTGAGAGTAACGTGAATGAAGGCAAAAAGAATCGCGAGTCGAAGTCTGACCACGAGTTCGCCAACGAACTACAT TTCAAGCTAAACTCGATGGTACATTTCGAGCGGGATATTGGCGACAGTGCCAAAGTGTCCGCCAAACAAGCTCATCGTTACGAAGACGCCGGAGACGAGCAGGACATTGGTCCTACATCCATGATTCAGGACGGTTCTAAGCAAGTCGTGGAGCAAATCAATCTGCCAACTAAGAAGAAGACAGGCGTGGTCAAGGCCGGACAAAAGCAACGTCGTGCTCGTAACGATGGAGGCGGTGACGGACAATGCAACTCCGTAGAACAATCAGAGCATCACATTGGGCCCACTGTCATGATAAAGGACGGTCAAACACAGGAACAAGATCGTAATGATGGTGGTGGAGACGGCAAGCGTTCGAAGGTGGCAAAACAGCGACGCCGTGCTAAGATGCCGGACAGTATCGGTTAA
- the LOC6901667 gene encoding protein Cep78 homolog isoform X35, with protein MSLGRVSGIRNGMMRELAKKVTVPKLVKKSSKSRSFHFRYLELCRNKNLTPLPEIRKKSNETTLLELYADKLTVSDWLLIIEAIHHDLTLKTFVLRMRRTYQHNTIDPIDTENRARRFTQRPVIFTRFIFRALVQAISNCVLSNKNLTVVKLEGLPLYEGYIEGITKSLSGNDRLETLSFRKSTLGDKGCQLVCNTAKYLNRITIVDLSECNITCQGAVYVAEMIKIQKISRFTEGWEKSLRYQTPDMNSLLGLRTVLLANNPNIGDKGLSCIVDVLKEDAWIRVVDMQGCGLTDVGANDILSLLDLNTFIKEFHVRNNVGISQALQRTIHERLLPPEIEHKQEDEFDSNFLRDTENGKYPQGKKATIVKLLSHAKAVEDKLAFERVLRQKAEDLNFKLTKQLMYKDSQMADDNVSQRPDTPKDHMQMKKDVKVSPTPRQMRKTNEYIEMKEDFQESPTHRQMRKTKEYMEMEEDVPESPTYRQMRKTKEYMEMKEDVPESPRYRQMRKTKEYMEMKEDVPESPTYRQMRKTNEYLEMEEDVPESPTYRQMRQTNEYLEMEEEYLSGSSTYCATLVGSSMTTPELTPRSDAKTLCPYDESEDTDSRSQGMDPMEFSHLDVRKVRSEMKYVESNVNEGKKNRESKSDHEFANELHFKLNSMVHFERDIGDSAKVSAKQAHRYEDAGDEQDIGPTSMIQDGSKQVVEQINLPTKKKTGVVKAGQKQRRARNDGGGDGQCNSVEQSEHHIGPTVMIKDGQTQEQDRNDGGGDGKRSKVAKQRRRAKMPDSIG; from the exons atGTCTCTCGGCCGTGTGTCGGGGATACGGAATGGTATGATGAGAGAGCTAGCAAAGAAGGTGACGGTGCCGAAGCTCGTAAAGAAATCAAGCAAGAGCCGGTCGTTCCATTTCCGCTATCTGGAACTATGTCGCAACAAGAACCTGACACCGCTACCTGAGATACGCAAAAAGTCAAATGAGACCACACTTCTAGAGTTATACGCCGACAAGCTGACCGTGAGCGACTGGCTCCTGATCATCGAGGCCATTCACCATGATCTGACTTTGAAGACCTTTGTGCTGCGCATGCGTCGCACCTATCAGCACA ATACAATTGATCCCATCGACACGGAGAATCGTGCCCGACGCTTTACCCAGCGTCCCGTGATATTTACGCGCTTTATTTTCCGTGCCCTCGTCCAGGCCATCTCAAATTGTGTTTTGAGCAACAAGAATCTCACAGTGGTCAAGCTGGAGGGTCTTCCCCTTTATGAAGGATACATCGAGGGCATTACCAAG TCGCTGTCCGGCAACGACCGCCTGGAGACATTGAGCTTCCGCAAGTCCACGCTCGGGGACAAGGGCTGCCAACTGGTTTGCAATACAGCCAAGTACCTCAACCGCATTACCATAGTCGATCTATCCGAGTGCAACATCACCTGCCAAGGGGCCGTTTACGTGGCCGAAATGATCAAG ATTCAAAAGATTTCACGTTTCACGGAGGGGTGGGAGAAATCGTTGCGCTACCAGACTCCCGATATGAATTCGTTGTTGGGCTTGCGCACGGTTCTTCTCGCGAACAATCCCAATATTGGGGACAAAGGCCTCTCATGCATCGTCGATGTGCTGAAGGAGGATGCCTGGATAAGGG TCGTCGACATGCAGGGCTGTGGCCTGACAGATGTTGGAGCCAATGATATACTCAGCCTACTGGATCTGAATACTTTCATCAAGGAGTTCCATGTACGCAACAACGTGGGGATCAGCCAGGCATTGCAGCGTACCATTCACGAACGCCTGCTGCCGCCCGAAATCGAACATAAGCAGGAAGACGAGTTCGATTCCAACTTTTTGAGAGACACAGAAAACGGAAAATATCCCCAGGGCAAGAAGGCTACTATCGTCAAATTGCTCTCGCACGCCAAGGCCGTTGAGGACAAGCTGGCCTTCGAGCGCGTTCTACGTCAGAAGGCCGAGGACCTGAACTTCAAGCTCACCAAGCAACTAATGTACAAGGACAGCCAGATGGCCGATGACAACGTCTCGCAACGCCCCGATACGCCCAAAGATCATATGCAAATGAAGAAGGACGTCAAAGT ATCGCCGACACCCCGCCAGATGCGCAAGACCAACGAATATATAGAAATGAAGGAAGACTTCCAAGA GTCGCCAACACATCGCCAGATGCGCAAGACCAAGGAATATATGGAGATGGAAGAAGACGTCCCAGA GTCGCCAACATATCGCCAGATGCGCAAGACCAAGGAATATATGGAAATGAAGGAAGACGTGCCAGA GTCGCCAAGATATCGCCAGATGCGCAAGACCAAGGAATATATGGAAATGAAGGAAGACGTGCCAGA GTCGCCAACATATCGCCAGATGCGCAAGACCAACGAATATCTGGAGATGGAAGAAGACGTGCCAGA GTCGCCGACATATCGTCAGATGCGCCAGACCAACGAATATCTGGAGATGGAAGAAGAATACCTCTCAGg ATCATCGACTTATTGCGCGACACTGGTGGGCAGCTCCATGACTACCCCGGAGTTGACTCCACGCAGCGACGCGAAAACGCTGTGTCCGTACGATGAATCTGAGGATACCGATAGCCGTTCCCAGGGAATGGACCCAATGGAGTTCAGCCATTTGGACGTTCGCAAGGTGCGCAGCGAGATGAAATACGTTGAGAGTAACGTGAATGAAGGCAAAAAGAATCGCGAGTCGAAGTCTGACCACGAGTTCGCCAACGAACTACAT TTCAAGCTAAACTCGATGGTACATTTCGAGCGGGATATTGGCGACAGTGCCAAAGTGTCCGCCAAACAAGCTCATCGTTACGAAGACGCCGGAGACGAGCAGGACATTGGTCCTACATCCATGATTCAGGACGGTTCTAAGCAAGTCGTGGAGCAAATCAATCTGCCAACTAAGAAGAAGACAGGCGTGGTCAAGGCCGGACAAAAGCAACGTCGTGCTCGTAACGATGGAGGCGGTGACGGACAATGCAACTCCGTAGAACAATCAGAGCATCACATTGGGCCCACTGTCATGATAAAGGACGGTCAAACACAGGAACAAGATCGTAATGATGGTGGTGGAGACGGCAAGCGTTCGAAGGTGGCAAAACAGCGACGCCGTGCTAAGATGCCGGACAGTATCGGTTAA
- the LOC6901667 gene encoding protein Cep78 homolog isoform X33 translates to MSLGRVSGIRNGMMRELAKKVTVPKLVKKSSKSRSFHFRYLELCRNKNLTPLPEIRKKSNETTLLELYADKLTVSDWLLIIEAIHHDLTLKTFVLRMRRTYQHNTIDPIDTENRARRFTQRPVIFTRFIFRALVQAISNCVLSNKNLTVVKLEGLPLYEGYIEGITKSLSGNDRLETLSFRKSTLGDKGCQLVCNTAKYLNRITIVDLSECNITCQGAVYVAEMIKIQKISRFTEGWEKSLRYQTPDMNSLLGLRTVLLANNPNIGDKGLSCIVDVLKEDAWIRVVDMQGCGLTDVGANDILSLLDLNTFIKEFHVRNNVGISQALQRTIHERLLPPEIEHKQEDEFDSNFLRDTENGKYPQGKKATIVKLLSHAKAVEDKLAFERVLRQKAEDLNFKLTKQLMYKDSQMADDNVSQRPDTPKDHMQMKKDVKVSPTPRQMRKTNEYIEMKEDFQESPTHRQMRKTKEYMEMEEDVPESPTYRQMRKTKEYMEMKEDVPESPRYRQMRKTKEYMEMKEDVPESPRYRQMRKTKEYMEMKEDVPESPTYRQMRKTKEYMEKKEDVPESPTYRQMRKTNEYLEMEEDVPESPTYRQMRQTNEYLEMEEEYLSGSSTYCATLVGSSMTTPELTPRSDAKTLCPYDESEDTDSRSQGMDPMEFSHLDVRKVRSEMKYVESNVNEGKKNRESKSDHEFANELHFKLNSMVHFERDIGDSAKVSAKQAHRYEDAGDEQDIGPTSMIQDGSKQVVEQINLPTKKKTGVVKAGQKQRRARNDGGGDGQCNSVEQSEHHIGPTVMIKDGQTQEQDRNDGGGDGKRSKVAKQRRRAKMPDSIG, encoded by the exons atGTCTCTCGGCCGTGTGTCGGGGATACGGAATGGTATGATGAGAGAGCTAGCAAAGAAGGTGACGGTGCCGAAGCTCGTAAAGAAATCAAGCAAGAGCCGGTCGTTCCATTTCCGCTATCTGGAACTATGTCGCAACAAGAACCTGACACCGCTACCTGAGATACGCAAAAAGTCAAATGAGACCACACTTCTAGAGTTATACGCCGACAAGCTGACCGTGAGCGACTGGCTCCTGATCATCGAGGCCATTCACCATGATCTGACTTTGAAGACCTTTGTGCTGCGCATGCGTCGCACCTATCAGCACA ATACAATTGATCCCATCGACACGGAGAATCGTGCCCGACGCTTTACCCAGCGTCCCGTGATATTTACGCGCTTTATTTTCCGTGCCCTCGTCCAGGCCATCTCAAATTGTGTTTTGAGCAACAAGAATCTCACAGTGGTCAAGCTGGAGGGTCTTCCCCTTTATGAAGGATACATCGAGGGCATTACCAAG TCGCTGTCCGGCAACGACCGCCTGGAGACATTGAGCTTCCGCAAGTCCACGCTCGGGGACAAGGGCTGCCAACTGGTTTGCAATACAGCCAAGTACCTCAACCGCATTACCATAGTCGATCTATCCGAGTGCAACATCACCTGCCAAGGGGCCGTTTACGTGGCCGAAATGATCAAG ATTCAAAAGATTTCACGTTTCACGGAGGGGTGGGAGAAATCGTTGCGCTACCAGACTCCCGATATGAATTCGTTGTTGGGCTTGCGCACGGTTCTTCTCGCGAACAATCCCAATATTGGGGACAAAGGCCTCTCATGCATCGTCGATGTGCTGAAGGAGGATGCCTGGATAAGGG TCGTCGACATGCAGGGCTGTGGCCTGACAGATGTTGGAGCCAATGATATACTCAGCCTACTGGATCTGAATACTTTCATCAAGGAGTTCCATGTACGCAACAACGTGGGGATCAGCCAGGCATTGCAGCGTACCATTCACGAACGCCTGCTGCCGCCCGAAATCGAACATAAGCAGGAAGACGAGTTCGATTCCAACTTTTTGAGAGACACAGAAAACGGAAAATATCCCCAGGGCAAGAAGGCTACTATCGTCAAATTGCTCTCGCACGCCAAGGCCGTTGAGGACAAGCTGGCCTTCGAGCGCGTTCTACGTCAGAAGGCCGAGGACCTGAACTTCAAGCTCACCAAGCAACTAATGTACAAGGACAGCCAGATGGCCGATGACAACGTCTCGCAACGCCCCGATACGCCCAAAGATCATATGCAAATGAAGAAGGACGTCAAAGT ATCGCCGACACCCCGCCAGATGCGCAAGACCAACGAATATATAGAAATGAAGGAAGACTTCCAAGA GTCGCCAACACATCGCCAGATGCGCAAGACCAAGGAATATATGGAGATGGAAGAAGACGTCCCAGA GTCGCCAACATATCGCCAGATGCGCAAGACCAAGGAATATATGGAAATGAAGGAAGACGTGCCAGA GTCGCCAAGATATCGCCAGATGCGCAAGACCAAGGAATATATGGAAATGAAGGAAGACGTGCCAGA GTCGCCAAGATATCGCCAGATGCGCAAGACCAAGGAATATATGGAAATGAAGGAAGACGTGCCAGA ATCGCCAACATATCGCCAGATGCGCAAGACCAAGGAATATATGGAAAAGAAGGAAGACGTGCCAGA GTCGCCAACATATCGCCAGATGCGCAAGACCAACGAATATCTGGAGATGGAAGAAGACGTGCCAGA GTCGCCGACATATCGTCAGATGCGCCAGACCAACGAATATCTGGAGATGGAAGAAGAATACCTCTCAGg ATCATCGACTTATTGCGCGACACTGGTGGGCAGCTCCATGACTACCCCGGAGTTGACTCCACGCAGCGACGCGAAAACGCTGTGTCCGTACGATGAATCTGAGGATACCGATAGCCGTTCCCAGGGAATGGACCCAATGGAGTTCAGCCATTTGGACGTTCGCAAGGTGCGCAGCGAGATGAAATACGTTGAGAGTAACGTGAATGAAGGCAAAAAGAATCGCGAGTCGAAGTCTGACCACGAGTTCGCCAACGAACTACAT TTCAAGCTAAACTCGATGGTACATTTCGAGCGGGATATTGGCGACAGTGCCAAAGTGTCCGCCAAACAAGCTCATCGTTACGAAGACGCCGGAGACGAGCAGGACATTGGTCCTACATCCATGATTCAGGACGGTTCTAAGCAAGTCGTGGAGCAAATCAATCTGCCAACTAAGAAGAAGACAGGCGTGGTCAAGGCCGGACAAAAGCAACGTCGTGCTCGTAACGATGGAGGCGGTGACGGACAATGCAACTCCGTAGAACAATCAGAGCATCACATTGGGCCCACTGTCATGATAAAGGACGGTCAAACACAGGAACAAGATCGTAATGATGGTGGTGGAGACGGCAAGCGTTCGAAGGTGGCAAAACAGCGACGCCGTGCTAAGATGCCGGACAGTATCGGTTAA
- the LOC6901667 gene encoding protein Cep78 homolog isoform X31 produces MSLGRVSGIRNGMMRELAKKVTVPKLVKKSSKSRSFHFRYLELCRNKNLTPLPEIRKKSNETTLLELYADKLTVSDWLLIIEAIHHDLTLKTFVLRMRRTYQHNTIDPIDTENRARRFTQRPVIFTRFIFRALVQAISNCVLSNKNLTVVKLEGLPLYEGYIEGITKSLSGNDRLETLSFRKSTLGDKGCQLVCNTAKYLNRITIVDLSECNITCQGAVYVAEMIKIQKISRFTEGWEKSLRYQTPDMNSLLGLRTVLLANNPNIGDKGLSCIVDVLKEDAWIRVVDMQGCGLTDVGANDILSLLDLNTFIKEFHVRNNVGISQALQRTIHERLLPPEIEHKQEDEFDSNFLRDTENGKYPQGKKATIVKLLSHAKAVEDKLAFERVLRQKAEDLNFKLTKQLMYKDSQMADDNVSQRPDTPKDHMQMKKDVKVSPTPRQMRKTNEYIEMKEDFQESPTHRQMRKTKEYMEMEEDVPESPTYRQMRKTKEYMEMKEDVPESPRYRQMRKTKEYMEMKEDVPESPRYRQMRKTKEYMEMKEDVPESPTYRQMRKTKEYMEKKEDVPESPTYRQMRKTNEYLEMEEDVPESPTYRQMRKTNEYLEMEEDVPESPKYRQMRKTNEYLEMEEDVPESPTYRQMRQTNEYLEMEEEYLSGSSTYCATLVGSSMTTPELTPRSDAKTLCPYDESEDTDSRSQGMDPMEFSHLDVRKVRSEMKYVESNVNEGKKNRESKSDHEFANELHFKLNSMVHFERDIGDSAKVSAKQAHRYEDAGDEQDIGPTSMIQDGSKQVVEQINLPTKKKTGVVKAGQKQRRARNDGGGDGQCNSVEQSEHHIGPTVMIKDGQTQEQDRNDGGGDGKRSKVAKQRRRAKMPDSIG; encoded by the exons atGTCTCTCGGCCGTGTGTCGGGGATACGGAATGGTATGATGAGAGAGCTAGCAAAGAAGGTGACGGTGCCGAAGCTCGTAAAGAAATCAAGCAAGAGCCGGTCGTTCCATTTCCGCTATCTGGAACTATGTCGCAACAAGAACCTGACACCGCTACCTGAGATACGCAAAAAGTCAAATGAGACCACACTTCTAGAGTTATACGCCGACAAGCTGACCGTGAGCGACTGGCTCCTGATCATCGAGGCCATTCACCATGATCTGACTTTGAAGACCTTTGTGCTGCGCATGCGTCGCACCTATCAGCACA ATACAATTGATCCCATCGACACGGAGAATCGTGCCCGACGCTTTACCCAGCGTCCCGTGATATTTACGCGCTTTATTTTCCGTGCCCTCGTCCAGGCCATCTCAAATTGTGTTTTGAGCAACAAGAATCTCACAGTGGTCAAGCTGGAGGGTCTTCCCCTTTATGAAGGATACATCGAGGGCATTACCAAG TCGCTGTCCGGCAACGACCGCCTGGAGACATTGAGCTTCCGCAAGTCCACGCTCGGGGACAAGGGCTGCCAACTGGTTTGCAATACAGCCAAGTACCTCAACCGCATTACCATAGTCGATCTATCCGAGTGCAACATCACCTGCCAAGGGGCCGTTTACGTGGCCGAAATGATCAAG ATTCAAAAGATTTCACGTTTCACGGAGGGGTGGGAGAAATCGTTGCGCTACCAGACTCCCGATATGAATTCGTTGTTGGGCTTGCGCACGGTTCTTCTCGCGAACAATCCCAATATTGGGGACAAAGGCCTCTCATGCATCGTCGATGTGCTGAAGGAGGATGCCTGGATAAGGG TCGTCGACATGCAGGGCTGTGGCCTGACAGATGTTGGAGCCAATGATATACTCAGCCTACTGGATCTGAATACTTTCATCAAGGAGTTCCATGTACGCAACAACGTGGGGATCAGCCAGGCATTGCAGCGTACCATTCACGAACGCCTGCTGCCGCCCGAAATCGAACATAAGCAGGAAGACGAGTTCGATTCCAACTTTTTGAGAGACACAGAAAACGGAAAATATCCCCAGGGCAAGAAGGCTACTATCGTCAAATTGCTCTCGCACGCCAAGGCCGTTGAGGACAAGCTGGCCTTCGAGCGCGTTCTACGTCAGAAGGCCGAGGACCTGAACTTCAAGCTCACCAAGCAACTAATGTACAAGGACAGCCAGATGGCCGATGACAACGTCTCGCAACGCCCCGATACGCCCAAAGATCATATGCAAATGAAGAAGGACGTCAAAGT ATCGCCGACACCCCGCCAGATGCGCAAGACCAACGAATATATAGAAATGAAGGAAGACTTCCAAGA GTCGCCAACACATCGCCAGATGCGCAAGACCAAGGAATATATGGAGATGGAAGAAGACGTCCCAGA GTCGCCAACATATCGCCAGATGCGCAAGACCAAGGAATATATGGAAATGAAGGAAGACGTGCCAGA GTCGCCAAGATATCGCCAGATGCGCAAGACCAAGGAATATATGGAAATGAAGGAAGACGTGCCAGA GTCGCCAAGATATCGCCAGATGCGCAAGACCAAGGAATATATGGAAATGAAGGAAGACGTGCCAGA ATCGCCAACATATCGCCAGATGCGCAAGACCAAGGAATATATGGAAAAGAAGGAAGACGTGCCAGA GTCGCCAACATATCGCCAGATGCGCAAGACCAACGAATATCTGGAGATGGAAGAAGACGTGCCAGA GTCACCGACATATCGCCAGATGCGCAAGACCAACGAATATCTGGAGATGGAAGAAGACGTCCCGGA GTCGCCAAAATATCGCCAGATGCGCAAGACCAACGAATATCTGGAGATGGAAGAAGACGTGCCAGA GTCGCCGACATATCGTCAGATGCGCCAGACCAACGAATATCTGGAGATGGAAGAAGAATACCTCTCAGg ATCATCGACTTATTGCGCGACACTGGTGGGCAGCTCCATGACTACCCCGGAGTTGACTCCACGCAGCGACGCGAAAACGCTGTGTCCGTACGATGAATCTGAGGATACCGATAGCCGTTCCCAGGGAATGGACCCAATGGAGTTCAGCCATTTGGACGTTCGCAAGGTGCGCAGCGAGATGAAATACGTTGAGAGTAACGTGAATGAAGGCAAAAAGAATCGCGAGTCGAAGTCTGACCACGAGTTCGCCAACGAACTACAT TTCAAGCTAAACTCGATGGTACATTTCGAGCGGGATATTGGCGACAGTGCCAAAGTGTCCGCCAAACAAGCTCATCGTTACGAAGACGCCGGAGACGAGCAGGACATTGGTCCTACATCCATGATTCAGGACGGTTCTAAGCAAGTCGTGGAGCAAATCAATCTGCCAACTAAGAAGAAGACAGGCGTGGTCAAGGCCGGACAAAAGCAACGTCGTGCTCGTAACGATGGAGGCGGTGACGGACAATGCAACTCCGTAGAACAATCAGAGCATCACATTGGGCCCACTGTCATGATAAAGGACGGTCAAACACAGGAACAAGATCGTAATGATGGTGGTGGAGACGGCAAGCGTTCGAAGGTGGCAAAACAGCGACGCCGTGCTAAGATGCCGGACAGTATCGGTTAA